A region of Candidatus Edwardsbacteria bacterium DNA encodes the following proteins:
- a CDS encoding DUF2089 domain-containing protein has protein sequence MKQIPNACPACGGNLYVSEFKCPDCDTAVRGEFHLSPLGNLSDGHYDFIRTFVLSRGNIKEVESRMGISYPTVRNKLDEVIRALSEQEAKKMTSAEVLDALESGKITASQAAEMLKNNQQGE, from the coding sequence ATCAAGCAAATACCCAATGCCTGCCCGGCCTGCGGCGGAAACCTTTACGTATCGGAATTCAAATGCCCTGACTGCGACACCGCAGTCAGGGGCGAGTTTCACCTCTCACCCCTGGGGAACCTGAGCGACGGGCATTATGATTTCATCAGAACCTTCGTGCTGTCGCGGGGCAACATCAAGGAAGTGGAGAGCCGGATGGGCATTTCCTATCCTACCGTACGAAATAAGCTGGACGAGGTTATCCGGGCCCTCTCGGAACAGGAAGCTAAAAAAATGACCTCCGCCGAGGTACTGGATGCGCTGGAATCCGGAAAAATAACCGCCTCCCAGGCGGCCGAAATGCTGAAAAACAACCAACAAGGAGAATGA